From the Streptomyces sp. 846.5 genome, the window AGCCGACCCCGGAGACCTGGTACGAGGCGCCGACCAGGCCCTGGGCCAGGTCGAGGGTACGGCGGTAGTTGTCGACGGAACCCAGATCGTGCCCGGGGATGTCGACGGTGAGCTGGGCGAGCAGGGTGTAGGAACCGAAGTCGTCCCGGCCGTACGGGAACTGACCGTCGCTCTGCAGTCTGTCGTTGAGACCGCCGGTCCACAGGGTGTCGTCGGTGATCGTCAGGAACTCGCTGGCGGGGTCGTTGCTCGCGAGCGCTCCGAGCCGCCCGTTCCCGACCGGCAGGCCCTGCTGGATCATCGAGTTGGGCGAACCGGGGGCCTGCCACCACAGCTGGCTCTTCGCGGCGTCGGCCGCCGACAGCATGGGGGACACGGTGGGGCGGAGGGGGGCCGCCGACGCGGTGAAGGCCGACATGGGGCCCAGGGTGCCGACCACGCCGGCAGCGGCGGCGAGGGCGAGGAAGTTCCTGCGGCTGGGGCGGTTGTTGTCTGTTTCGGCTTGCTGGATGTCCACGGCTCTGCACTCCACGGATCTGGTGAACGGCAAGGGTGGGAAGGCCGGTTGGGCGCAGGGCCCGGGTGGTGTCGCCGGGCCCCGCGACGCGGGTCAGACGGTGGAGGGGACGTCGATCTTGTCGATGTCGGGTGCGTATCCGCCGCTGCCACTGTCGAAGGTGATGGTGTTGGAGCCCGCCTTCAGGGCCAGCTGGACGCTGACGGTGTCCACCGTGTTCCAGTCGCCGGTGGACGGGAACGGCAGGCTGGTGCCGTTCCCGCTGTTGGAGAAGACGGTCACCGAGCGGGGGTCGCCGCTGACGTAGGCGACGTTGACGGTGTAGATCCCGTCCTTCTTCACCGTGATGTCGTTGAACTGCAGCTTGCCGCCGAGGTAGAGGTTGCCGACCTTCAGGTTGTCCGAGCAGGCGGCGCAGCCCACGATGGAGGCGCCACCGCTCAGGGTGTTGTTCAGCGACTCGGCCTCGTAGGTCGTGGTGGCCAGCCGGCTTCCAGTGGGCTTGACGGTGAACAGCCGCGAACCGTGCGCGGGCAGCGCCTCGGTGATGCTGCCCTGGTGGGAGCCGAGGTCCTGCTTGTTCCACAGGTCGCGCACGGAGGCGCTGCCCTTGAAGCCGAACGACGCCCAGTCGGCGGTCACCGAGGCCGGCGAGTCGGCGAGGTTGAACAGGGCCACGGTGTAGCTGCCGTCGGCGTTCCTGGTCCCCCAGACCTGCTGGTCGCCGACCGGGGTGACCGGACGGGCCACCGGCGAGCTGTTCTGGTCGACGGCGATGACCTCCCGGTTGGTCAGCAGCGAGACGCCGTAGCTGTCCAGCTTGGTGAGATCGTCACCGGTGAACAGCGGCGACTTGTTGATGGCCCACAGGGTCATGTAGCTCTGCCGCTCGGCGTTGGTGATCCCGTCCATCTGCCCGTTGCCGACATCGAGCGAGTCGAGGTCGTTCCAGCCGCCCGGGCCTGCCTTGTCGCTCCACGCGGGCGCGTCGTTCCAGCGTCCCTTCACCGAGTTGTTCCAGGTGACCAGGGTGCCGCAGTAGCACTCGACGTCGGTGTCGATGCGCCAGCCGTTGGAGTACTCCTGCCAGTCGGCGGCGTGCCCGATGTCCAGGGACCACGACAGTTCGAAGTGGATCGGCCGCCCGGTGGCGGCGATGGCCTGGTGCCAGGCGGCGACGTCGGGGACGTTGTTGTAGTTGTCACCGGACTTGTTCGAGCCCGGGCCCACGCCGTCCAGCTTGAGGAAGTCGTAGCCCCAGCCGGCGAGCAGCTGCGCCTGTGAGTCGATGTACTTCTGCGCGCAGGGGTTGCCGAAGTTCAGCTTGTAGGCGCTGTCCCACCCGTTGGTGGTGCGCAGGTCCGGGTAGACGATGTCGGCGGTGGTGCAGCCGGGGGCGTTCCAGACCGGCACCTTGCCGCCGCCGTACGCACCCTTCTCCAGGCCGACCGGCAGGTAGATGCCGGCCTTGAGGCCCTTGGAGTGGATGTGGTCGGCGACCGCCTTCATGCCGTCGGGGAAGCGGGTCGAGTCGGGCGTCTGTCGGCCGTACTGGTCGTACCCGGGCGTCCAGTTGTTGTCCATCCACCAGCCGGCGTCGATGTTGACGTAGTCGTAGCCGGCGCTCTTCAGCGTGGTGGCCAGCGCGTCCGTCTGTTTCAGGACGTTCGCCTCGGTGAGGTAGCTGTAGCTGCCGTTCGGGTTGAGGCCCGGGTACGAGGAGGACTGCATGCTCCAGCTGGACCAGCCCATGTAGGGCGTGGCACCGACGGCCGAGGTGGCGTTCGGCGGGGTCGCGGGGGCGGTGGAGGGGGTGGGCGTGGAGGCGGCGGGGTGGGCGTTCGCCTGGGCGGCTCCGCCGACGGCGGTGGCGAAGCCGGCGGTGAGGGCCAGCGCCAGCATGGCTCTGGCCGTGCGGCGCCAGGTGCCGGCCGGGTTTTTGGGCAGGGGTGAGTACGAGGATGACCGCATGGGCCGAACCTCCAGTGGTGGGGTCATGGGGGGTGCGCAAGAAGCCGAGCAGGGCACGTGGGGGGGCGTTCGGGTCTGCGGCTCAGCCCGGTGCCGGGGGAGGATCTGAGAGGGTCTGCAGGGCGCGGCTCTACGGCGTCATGGCTGCTCCTCGTACGTGTCTGATCCGATGAAGGACTGGATCGCGGTGGCCGCGGCCCCCCGCGCCCACTCCTCGAAGGGCAGCGGACGTGTCATCACGTCGCACTGCGCGGCGGTGCCGAAGGCGGACGCGGCGAAAGCGTCGCGGACACCCCCGGCGAACAGGTCGTAGGCGGCGAGTCCCTCGCCCGAGATGATCACTCGCTGCGGACCGAAGAGATTGACCACCGAACCGATCGCCCTGCCGATGGCCTGGCCGGCCCGCGCGTACACCTCCCGTGCCCCGGGGTCGCCGCCGCGGGCCAGGTCCAGCGCATCGGCCGCGGTGGCCACGGGTTTGCCGGTGACCTCGCGGACTTCCCGCAGGATCGCGGGATCCGCCGCAATGGCCTCGACGCAGCCGTTGTTGCCGCAGTGGCAGCGCGGACCGAGCGGGTCGATGGACAGATGTCCGATCTCGCCGGCCACCCCGTGCGCGCCCGACACCACCCGGCCGTGCACCACCAGACCGCAGCCGACTCCGGCGCCCACGGTCACCAGGGCGAAGCTGGAGAGTCCCACTCCGGCTCCGAACCACTGCTCGGCGACGGTGAGCGCCCGTACGTCGTTGTCGACCGTGACCGGCAGTCCGGTGGCGGTCCCGAGGATCTCGGCCAGCGGCAGGTCGCGCCACTCCAGGAACGGCGAGTAGCGCACCACGCCGTCCGCGCGGTCCACGTCACCCGAGACGGCGACGCCCAGACCCCGCACCGGCGCACCGAATCCGTCGGCCTCCGTGAGGAGTTCCTGCACCAGTGCGGTGATCGAGGGGAGCACCGCCTCCGGCTCGCGGTTCGCCAGAGCGAGGTGCCGGGCGACCCGGACCCGGCAGCACAGATCGGCCAGGACGGCGATGATCTCGTCGCCGGTGACCTTGATCCCGATGAAGAACGCCCTGCCCCCGTCCACCCGGACCGGATTGGCCGGACGCCCGAGGGCGGACCGTGCGCCCTCGTTGGGGTCCTCGACCACATAGCCGAGCTCCATCAGCGGGCGCACCGCCTTGGTCACCGCGGCTGCGGACAGCCTGGTCCGCCGCGCTATCTCGGCCCGGGTGAGCGGGCCGTGGGAGAGCACGGTGGTGAAGACCAGGGATGAGGGCATGGCCGGAAACCTAGGTTCGTTCTTTTCCGCTGTCAATGAAAGAAACATGATCCCTTTGAACTTCCTGAGGACAGGGCATCAGATCGGTAAAGCCAAGCCAAGTCCCGCCTATTGACAGCTGATCAAAGGAACGCTTGGCTGCTCCTTGCTCAGACCTGCGGAGAGGACCTCACTCCATGCCCACCACCACCGCGCGGATCGTCTCCCTGCGCGCGGCCGGCGCCGCCCTCGTCGTGGAACTCACCGAGCCGGTGCCCCGAGTCCTCCACTGGGGCGCGGACCTCGGCGTCCTCTCGGACGCGGACCACGCCGCGCTGAGCCTGACCGCCGAGGCGGCCGCCCTGCACAACTCCCTGGACACGCCGCGCCGGTTCACGATCTGGCCGACCGAGGCGGACGGCTGGGCCGGCACCCCCGCCCAGCAGGGCCACCGGGCGGGCACGGCGACCACCCCGCGGCTCGCCACCACCGGTGTCGACCACCGCGAACTGCCGGGCGGCGGAGCGGAACTGGTCGTGGAGCTCCACGACAGCGTCGCGGAGCTCGACATCGCCATGACCTTTCGGCTGGAGCCGTCGGGCGTGCTGGGCGTGCAGACCCTGCTCGCCAGCCGGGCCGACGCTCCCGGTGCGGCACCGTACGATCTCGCGGGCCTGCAGACACTGCTGCCGCTGCCCGAACGGGCAGCCGAGGTACTGGACTTCACCGGGAAGTGGAGCCGCGAACGGTCGCCGCAACGCCGCCGGCTGGGCTTCGGCACGTACAGCCGGGAGGTGCGGCGCGGCAAGCCGGGTGTGGACTCGCCGTATCTGCTCGCGGTCGGCGTGCCGGGGTTCGGCTTCCGGGACGGCGAGCTGTGGGGGCTGCACGTCGGCTGGAGCGGTGACCAGCGGTACGCGGTCGAGCGCCTGCCGGAGGGCGCCGGCACCCACGCCGCCGTTCTGGGCGGCGGCGAACTGCTGCGGGTCGGCGAGGTCCGGCTCGGCCCGGGGCAGTCGTACCGCACGCCGGTCTGCTGGTTCGCCTGGTCCGGGCACGGCCTGGACGGACTCGCCGATCGCTTCCACACCCTGCTGCGGTCCCGTCCGTCCCACCCGACCGGTCCGCGCCCGCTGCTCCTCAACAGCTGGGAGGCCGTCTACTTCGACCACGGCTTCGACCGGCTGCGGCAGCTAGCCGACCGGGCCGCCGCCGTCGGCGTGGAGCGCTTCGTCCTGGACGACGGCTGGTTCCTCGGACGCCGCGACGACACCGCCGGCCTGGGCGACTGGACGGTGGACGAGAAGGTCTGGCCGGATGGCCTGTCACCCCTGGTCGACCATGTGCGCTCGCTCGGCATGGAGTTCGGGCTGTGGGTCGAGCCGGAGATGGTCAACCCCGACTCCGAGCTGGCCCGCAGCCACCCCGAGTGGATCCTCGCCCCCTCGCAGGGGCTCGGCCCGAGCGCCCGCCACCAGTACCCGCTGGACCTGGCGAACCAGGACGCCTGGCAGTACCTGCTGTCCCGGCTGGACGCCCTGGTCGGGCACTATGCGATCGACTTCCTGAAGTGGGACCACAACCGCGAACTCCTGGAAGCCGTGCGGCGCGGGCCGGACGGCGTGGACCGGCCGGGCGGACACGAGCAGGTGGTCGCGCTGTACCGGCTGATCGACACCCTCAAGGAACGGCACCCCGGACTGGAGATCGAGTCCTGCGCCAGCGGCGGCGGCCGCATCGACCTCGGCATCCTCTCGCGCACCGACCGGGTCTGGCCCTCCGACTGCAACGACGCCCTGGAGCGCCAGTCGATCCAGCGCTGGACCGGCCAGCTGCTGCCCCCCGAACTGGTCGGCAGCCACGTGGGCCCCTCCCCCACCCACACCACCGGCCGCCCCGGGTCCGACACCTTCCGCCTCACCACCGCCCTGTTCGGACACGCGGGCATCGAACAGGACCTCACCCGCTGCACACCCGAGGAGTTGGCGCGCCTGACCGAATGGGCCGCGCTCTACCGGGAGTTCCGCCCGCTGCTGCACAGCGGGCGGGTGGTCCGGGCGGACCTGGACGGCGAGGCGACACTGCTGCACGGCGTGGTCGCCGAGGACGGGGCGGCCGCCCTGTTCTGCTGGGTCCGGCTGACCACCTCCGCCGAGGGCCAGTCGGGCCGGATCCGCCTACCGGGCCTCGCCCCGGACGCCGCCTACCAGCTCCGCCTCCGCACCGAGCTGGGCCTACCCTCCTTCCACCAGACGACCGCCCCCGCATGGGCCGCCCGCGCCCTGGACGGCTGGGTCGACCTGCCGGGCGCGGTCCTCACCCTGGCCGGACTGCCGATGCCCACCCTCAACCCGGAACAGGCCATGCTCATCGAGCTGCGCCTCCGGGAAGAGCCGGAGACCCGGGCTCCTGGTTGCGAGGTGCCAGGAGGACTGGTCTGAAATCTCAGACGTCCCGGTCCCCGACGTGATCACAGCCCGGCACCGCGCCGGACGCAACCGCATCCGGGAGCGATCACGGTGGACGAACGACAGTGAACGTTCCAGCTGCGACGGAATCCGTCGCAGCTCCCGCG encodes:
- a CDS encoding carbohydrate-binding protein, with amino-acid sequence MRSSSYSPLPKNPAGTWRRTARAMLALALTAGFATAVGGAAQANAHPAASTPTPSTAPATPPNATSAVGATPYMGWSSWSMQSSSYPGLNPNGSYSYLTEANVLKQTDALATTLKSAGYDYVNIDAGWWMDNNWTPGYDQYGRQTPDSTRFPDGMKAVADHIHSKGLKAGIYLPVGLEKGAYGGGKVPVWNAPGCTTADIVYPDLRTTNGWDSAYKLNFGNPCAQKYIDSQAQLLAGWGYDFLKLDGVGPGSNKSGDNYNNVPDVAAWHQAIAATGRPIHFELSWSLDIGHAADWQEYSNGWRIDTDVECYCGTLVTWNNSVKGRWNDAPAWSDKAGPGGWNDLDSLDVGNGQMDGITNAERQSYMTLWAINKSPLFTGDDLTKLDSYGVSLLTNREVIAVDQNSSPVARPVTPVGDQQVWGTRNADGSYTVALFNLADSPASVTADWASFGFKGSASVRDLWNKQDLGSHQGSITEALPAHGSRLFTVKPTGSRLATTTYEAESLNNTLSGGASIVGCAACSDNLKVGNLYLGGKLQFNDITVKKDGIYTVNVAYVSGDPRSVTVFSNSGNGTSLPFPSTGDWNTVDTVSVQLALKAGSNTITFDSGSGGYAPDIDKIDVPSTV
- a CDS encoding alpha-galactosidase, whose protein sequence is MPTTTARIVSLRAAGAALVVELTEPVPRVLHWGADLGVLSDADHAALSLTAEAAALHNSLDTPRRFTIWPTEADGWAGTPAQQGHRAGTATTPRLATTGVDHRELPGGGAELVVELHDSVAELDIAMTFRLEPSGVLGVQTLLASRADAPGAAPYDLAGLQTLLPLPERAAEVLDFTGKWSRERSPQRRRLGFGTYSREVRRGKPGVDSPYLLAVGVPGFGFRDGELWGLHVGWSGDQRYAVERLPEGAGTHAAVLGGGELLRVGEVRLGPGQSYRTPVCWFAWSGHGLDGLADRFHTLLRSRPSHPTGPRPLLLNSWEAVYFDHGFDRLRQLADRAAAVGVERFVLDDGWFLGRRDDTAGLGDWTVDEKVWPDGLSPLVDHVRSLGMEFGLWVEPEMVNPDSELARSHPEWILAPSQGLGPSARHQYPLDLANQDAWQYLLSRLDALVGHYAIDFLKWDHNRELLEAVRRGPDGVDRPGGHEQVVALYRLIDTLKERHPGLEIESCASGGGRIDLGILSRTDRVWPSDCNDALERQSIQRWTGQLLPPELVGSHVGPSPTHTTGRPGSDTFRLTTALFGHAGIEQDLTRCTPEELARLTEWAALYREFRPLLHSGRVVRADLDGEATLLHGVVAEDGAAALFCWVRLTTSAEGQSGRIRLPGLAPDAAYQLRLRTELGLPSFHQTTAPAWAARALDGWVDLPGAVLTLAGLPMPTLNPEQAMLIELRLREEPETRAPGCEVPGGLV
- a CDS encoding ROK family transcriptional regulator, with the translated sequence MPSSLVFTTVLSHGPLTRAEIARRTRLSAAAVTKAVRPLMELGYVVEDPNEGARSALGRPANPVRVDGGRAFFIGIKVTGDEIIAVLADLCCRVRVARHLALANREPEAVLPSITALVQELLTEADGFGAPVRGLGVAVSGDVDRADGVVRYSPFLEWRDLPLAEILGTATGLPVTVDNDVRALTVAEQWFGAGVGLSSFALVTVGAGVGCGLVVHGRVVSGAHGVAGEIGHLSIDPLGPRCHCGNNGCVEAIAADPAILREVREVTGKPVATAADALDLARGGDPGAREVYARAGQAIGRAIGSVVNLFGPQRVIISGEGLAAYDLFAGGVRDAFAASAFGTAAQCDVMTRPLPFEEWARGAAATAIQSFIGSDTYEEQP